The Papaver somniferum cultivar HN1 chromosome 3, ASM357369v1, whole genome shotgun sequence genome includes a region encoding these proteins:
- the LOC113359480 gene encoding uncharacterized protein LOC113359480, with protein MASSASSSKSLHSYTSSIPFFNGTNFSEWKENVEFTLGVQDIDLALQIENPIIDDKNFTEDKDLLKKWERSDRLSIQLMRMHIDANIKESLLKPKNAKDFMEIVKERFKTADKSLAGKLMADLTTMKYNGVRSMHQHVIEIRSIAAKLTEMKLTVDENFLVQFILNSLPPQYAPFQVHYNTIKEKWNANELGNLLVQEEARLNQQGA; from the coding sequence CTTCTAGTTCTAAGTCTTTGCATTCGTATACTTCTTCTATCCCATTCTTCAATGGTACCAACTTCTCAGAATGGAAAGAGAATGTTGAGTTCACTTTGGGTGTGCAGGATATTGACCTTGCTCTCCAAATTGAAAATCCAATTATAGATGATAAGAATTTCACTGAAGATAAGGATCTCTTGAAAAAGTGGGAGAGAAGTGATAGGCTGAGCATACAGTTGATGCGAATGCACATTGATGCAAACATTAAAGAATCGCTTCTCAAACCTAAAAATGCTAAGGACTTTATGGAAATCGTAAAGGAACGCTTTAAGACAGCGGATAAGTCTCTAGCTGGGAAGCTGATGGCTGATCTTACCACCATGAAGTATAACGGTGTAAGGTCAATGCACCAGCACGTGATAGAAATACGTAGCATTGCTGCTAAGCTCACTGAGATGAAATTAACTGTGGATGAGAACTTTCTTGTCCAATTCATTCTCAATTCACTTCCGCCTCAATATGCCCCTTTTCAAGTGCATTACAACACTATTAAAGAAAAGTGGAATGCAAATGAACTGGGAAACTTGTTGGTTCAAGAGGAAGCTAGGCTAAACCAGCAAGGGGCTTAA